TCCACAAAACGAGGAACCAAAAACAGGTTGTGAGAGGGAAGTTCAAAGGGTTCCGTGGGCCCCCGAGGATGTTCTGGGAGATGGGCCCAGGTGATCGGATGCCAGGAGGGATGCCTCCATCTTCCACACATTCATTCTCTATACATTtaggtggaggaagggagacactGAAGCCTGAAGTCTGTGTAGGGACAGCAAGGCCACCTGAAGGGCTGGACAGGCAAGGTGTCCCTGCATTCCCCTCTTCTTCAGCCACGTCTTCTCTTCCTGCCAGACAGAGCTCAGACCCCCTGGGATGGGTGCCTGATCCTAGCTGGGCTGCTGGGTGGCACGGGGTAAGGACAGGGGCTGGGACTTCAAATCCAGTCAGTAGTAGAGGCAACATGTGAAGTGTGCTTTGCCCTGGGCGGGGGCAGAGATCCCCTTGCTCTGGCCCTGGCCCACCCCGTATCCCGACTGTACACAGCCAGGACTACGGGTACAACTAGATCtgttaaaatactaaaatacttcTAGTTTGGGTTAAATAGCTACCACAACTTCTGAGCCCTAGCCCCTCCCCTGTAACCCTTCAGGCCTCCCCCTGCTCCAGCCCAGGGGCCTCCCTGATCCAGCTCCAGGGGACTTGAACATCCTGATTAGCCGATGGCCCTGCCAATAATTGGTATCTTCCCCCGGCTTAGCCTCAATGTCAGTCCCTCCACCCACAAGGTTCAGAGTCCTCCGATATGGGTACCCGTTTCACACAAACTCCCATGCATCCTTCAAAGCCTTGCCTCAATGTCACTTTCTTCAGGAAGCCCCCTTAAATTGGTCTGTTCATGGCGTCTTGTGGTGATGTTGGGCACGTTTGGTTTTGCACGTCTCCCATGATGCAAGGACCACAGACCATCATTCCCACAGGAACCCTGAATGACACCTACTGTGGCCTTGCTGGCTTGTGCTGGGCCGACCAaggctggcggggtgggggggggggtggggaatgacaAGATGAGTCCCCGGGGAGCAGGGGTGCAATGTCAGCAGGGCCTGTTCTCATGCTCTCTGGCTGAGGCGTGAGCCTCCATCTGTCGGGCCAGCTGCGGGTGCTGGGACACGAGGAGACGCagcgggagagagggaggtgtTGGGGGAGCTCGGGGAAGCCCAGTGATCAGGGAGAGGAAAAACAGGCACACGGTGTTGTTATAGAACCATTACATACAACTTATAAACAAGCCAGGACGGTGTGGAgtgaaggggagaaaggagggggccGCAGAGGCGAGAAGGTCAGGGTGGCGCGGTCCGGGCCGGGTCCTGGAGGGGGCTCAGGCTGCTGTCACCggaggggctgggctggcggAGACCTGGCTGCTTGTGGAGGCCTCGAAGCTTCACCAGCAGCTCGTGGACGAAGTCCTGAGGACAAGGCAGGGGTCCTGAGAacatggggaggggtggggccaaccccacccacccagcccccatTCCCTCTGACCTGGTCAGTGAGAGGGCGTGGGGGTAGTTAGGGAGGGGGACgaaaggcagagacacagagaaagacagggagagaaacagagagagtcggagagaaacagtgagagacacagggagagatagagacacagacagggagagagacagagacccagaaactGGGaccgagacagagacagagacagatgcagagggagagacgaaaggacagagaagaaataGCCACAGAGAGACATCAAGAGGTTTCACAGGCCAAGAGATCACCAGGAGGGTCCCCAGGGACAGAGGCCTTCGCTCCAGGGCAGACAGACACACAATGACGTTTGTCCCTCAGGCAGCCCAGAGCCATTTAGAGAAACatgaatatttttcccttttaaagcaGGGAAGGAAGTGGGAGGGGTTGGGCCGCTCAGCTTCAGGGCCTGCAGGGATGGGAGGGCcccagaggtggggaagggagaagcagcCCAGGGAGGGGAGTAGGGGATACCCGGAGAGAGGCTGAGCCCAAAGACTGGAGGCCCCAAGGAGAGaacagcagaggaaaggcagaaacCGGAGACAGATGGGGAGCGTCTCAGTGGGGAGGAGATAATGGGGCCCCAGtggcagatggggagagaggagccAGGGTGAGGAAGACAAAGACACCACTGGAGATGAGAAAAGGGCTGAGCGACACAGAGGGCTCCCCAGAGTTCCCTCTGACGACCCTGGGCAAGACAGcgccttccctcctccccagggaccCCCTTTTCCACCAGGATGCAGGGGGCCAGAACAGGGCCTGCCGCGTGGGAGGGCAAACTCACCTCTGTGGGGTTCTTGCACGACTTCAGGAGTCCCTAAACACCCCAGCCCCccgcaaaaaaagagaaaatagtaaatgACTAGCACCTAGTCCCCTCCGGCCCCTTCTTTCCCAACAAAGCCCCGAGGCAACAAGACAAAAGGAAGTCAGACTTTAGGGTGGACTTCCCATCTGGTTTCAAGAGAGGAACATGGCCCAAGGGTCTTACAGAGcaaggaggggcggagggggcgtGGTGGAGGGCGTTAGGGTAGAGTCCAGAAACTCGCACCAGGACCAGCTCTGAATCCAGAAAGGGCCAGAAGGTCACACAGTACTTCCTGTCTCTGGGAGAGCACAGGTCCTGACAGCAAGGTCAGAGCAGTCAGGCTGCTTGGCCTTGACTCCCAGCTCTGCTCTTTCTGAGCTGGGGCCCCGAGCAAGTGATTAAATCTCTgtgggcctcattttcctcatctggaaaatgggagatAATTATAGTGATAATAACAAAACGGAGATGATAAACCCTTGACAGGgtttgtgaggataaaatgagttaaGTGCAAAACaactggaacagtgcctggcacatactaagtgctcaataaacctGGTAACTATTGCTGGGGCGGCagctttcccccccaccccacccccacctacctGGATCTTCCGGCTTCTCTCCTCTTCACTCTCTAATTCCAACAATTCATCAATGTTGACCTCATCAGGCATGTCTGCCTCctaaggcagggagggaggggtggtcaGGGTCCCtttcctgtccctccctcgcCTTTGTCCAGGGCTCTGGAGAAGCCCCAccagccccagggcccagctGGCGTGTTCTGGAGCAACAATGTGGCAGTCAGGGACAGCACCGCCAAGGCGGGACATctgggtgttggggggggagggggaggggtgacaGATGGGTTGACAGAGGCCAAGGGGCCTGTACCAGCTCAGATGCCTGGGCCCCAGGGCCCAGAGAGCCTTGGGGCTGGCACAGGTCTCTCCTCTTGGCCCCAGTTCCCATAGTGGGAAACAGGCCTGGTCGAGTCTTGGAATGTCGGATTCTGGGATTCAGGAGAGGGGCTGGCTCTGCCCTTTCAAGGAAAAGTCTAAGCActaggtgtgggggaggggagcaggcaggCCAGAGCCTCCTGCTGGGGGGCAGCCCCTTGCCCAAGAGGACAGCAAGGGTGGGTAGGGCTCAGGGCAGCCCCCAGGGCCAATAGTGTGCCCTGGTCAGTCCAGAGAGGTGGCCACCAAAGCCCCCCAGAGTGGGCGGGCGGGATGAGCCACGAGCCCAACTGTAAGCAGCCAAGAGGGGGATTTCTAGTATAGCCTCTTGGGGCAAAGAGCCAAATGCAGGCTCATTATCCCTGTGGGGGACAGAATCCAGCTGTCAAAGCAAGAGATCCCTGAGGCTACAgattttttcctcccccacccaaagCGCTTCTGACTTCACTGTGGACCTCAGGGCTGGCTGGTCCTGGGTTTGTGTGCGGAGAAGGGGCAAAGGCAGGGAGAGTCTAGAAGTGTGCCACACAGCCTGCGTGAGGCTCTGCGTGTGAGCCAGAGCCCGATGCCAAGGGGCTGGGGCCGGCCCAAGAGGCAGAGGTGTGCggcctcgtgtgtgtgtgtgtgtgtgtgtgtgtgtgtgtgtggattgcACGGGGGCCTATGGTCCCGTGACCGGGAGGCGTGTGGCTCTGGCTTAGCCGTGTCATTGTCAATGTGTCATGGCACCTATAGCGCCCACTTCTGAGGATGTCACCTACCGCTGGCAACTGGACTTCTCTGTCCACTTCCAGGAGCCTACCCACATGTCAGAACAAAAGGGCCCCACGTCACCGTGAGGAGCCATGGCTCCTTCCGCCTCCAAGCCGTGCTGAGGAGCGTTTGTGCGTCCTGCCGGTGCAGCGACACAACCATCAGGTCCCCATGACTGCATTTTTGTGTTGCACGGTGTTGACTTCAAGCAGAGACTCCAGCCCAGCGTGTGAAATGTCTGTCTGCGGCCTCTGCGTCAACATCTCGGGCGGTAGCTTCGGCCCTGGGTGCCCACGGACAGGACGGCGGTAATTTCTGCCGTCGGGCATCTGTTTCTACCTGTGTCGTTTGTGTGGTTTTCTGTCCGGGTGTAGCGGTCATTCCTGTGATTTTATGTCTGTGAGTGGCTGTTGCATCTGCCATTGTGTTTGCCACGTGGTTATTGGTTTTGCTTGTAGGAGAAAATGGGTGGCTGTTAGTTGAACCGTTTGGTGTCGCGGGGTAGGTGAAGCTGGGACCGTCTGTGAATTGCTACACTGTGTATCTATGAAGTGCTGTAACCGGAGCCCTTTCGTGTGGTTGTCGTTGTAACTGTGTGTCTGCATGGGGCTGTGGCCTGTGCCAGGATGCCTGTGGGTGCCTGGAATTACGGCACACGTTGATCTGCAGGTGACCACAGCGTGTGTCCTTGAGAGTCTGTACGTCTGTACCTGGCTGTTGCTTCTGTTGCTGTGTCTGCTAGTGGCTCTAACTTGTCGCTGTGCACGTCTGTAAATGCtgttgcttcctttgctgtgcgtcTCCTCGTCTTAGTATCTTCCCGGTCACCATATCTATGTTTGGCTTTaagacctccccctcccccaacttttcTCCAGATATGGCCGCTCAGGCTCTGCAACTTTGCCTCCTCACCCCCCGTGTGCTCAATCACTGGCCTTCCCCAGGTGTT
The Lynx canadensis isolate LIC74 chromosome E2, mLynCan4.pri.v2, whole genome shotgun sequence genome window above contains:
- the PPP1R14A gene encoding protein phosphatase 1 regulatory subunit 14A gives rise to the protein MAAQRLGKRVLSKLQSPSRARGPGGSPGGLQKRHARVTVKYDRRELQRRLDVEKWIDGRLEELYRGREADMPDEVNIDELLELESEEERSRKIQGLLKSCKNPTEDFVHELLVKLRGLHKQPGLRQPSPSGDSSLSPLQDPARTAPP